A stretch of the Muntiacus reevesi chromosome 8, mMunRee1.1, whole genome shotgun sequence genome encodes the following:
- the LOC136173410 gene encoding stefin-C-like, giving the protein MLGPKVGGFSETQAATAKTQAIADQVKSQLEEKVDKKFPMFKAVEFRSQVVAGMNYLIKVQVDEDEFVHIRVFESLPHESKPVALTSYQTNKGRHDELAEF; this is encoded by the exons ATGTTGGGGCCAAAGGTTGGTGGGTTCTCAGAGACTCAGGCTGCCACAGCCAAGACCCAGGCCATCGCTGATCAG gtGAAGTCCCAGCTGGAGGAGAAGGTGGACAAGAAGTTCCCAATGTTCAAGGCTGTGGAATTCAGGAGCCAGGTGGTCGCCGGAATGAACTACTTGATCAAG GTTCAAGTGGACGAGGATGAGTTCGTGCACATCCGAGTGTTTGAAAGCCTCCCGCACGAGAGCAAGCCCGTGGCCTTGACCAGCTACCAGACCAACAAAGGCAGGCATGACGAGCTGGCGGAATTCTAG
- the CSTB gene encoding cystatin-B has product MMCGAPSATQPATAETQAIADKVKSQLEEKENKKFPVFKALEFKSQLVAGKNYFIKVQVDEDDFMHIRVFESLPHENKPVALTSYQTNKGRHDELTYF; this is encoded by the exons ATGATGTGCGGAGCGCCTTCCGCCACGCAGCCGGCCACGGCCGAGACCCAGGCTATCGCCGACAAG gtGAAGTCCcagctggaggagaaggagaacaAGAAGTTCCCAGTGTTCAAGGCTCTGGAGTTCAAGAGCCAGTTGGTTGCTGGGAAGAACTACTTCATCAAG GTTCAAGTGGATGAGGATGACTTCATGCACATCCGAGTGTTTGAAAGCCTCCCGCACGAGAACAAGCCCGTGGCCTTGACCAGCTACCAAACCAACAAAGGCAGGCATGATGAGCTGACATACTTCTAG